The Magnetospirillum sp. WYHS-4 nucleotide sequence ATTGGCTTTAGTCCGCCGCCCCGCCCGCCAGCCCCAGCTTGGCAAAGAGGGCATCGTCGGATGTTCCCGACCGGTTGTCGGTGGTGAGCAACCGTTCCCCATAGAAGACCGAATTGGCCCCGGCGAAGAAGCAGAGCGCTTGGCATTCGTCGCTCATGGCGTTACGCCCGGCCGAAAGGCGGATGCGCGAAACCGGCATGGCAAGCCGGGCCACCGCCACCGTGCGCACCAATTCCAGCGGGTCCAGGCTGGGGGCCTTCTCCAGCGGCGTGCCGGGAATGGGAACCAGGACATTGATCGGCACGCTTTCGGGCGGCGGGTCCAGGTTGGCCAGGGCCTGGATCATGCCGGCCCGGTCCTCCCGGCCCTCGCCCATGCCCAGGATGCCGCCGGAACAAATCTTCAACCCCGCCCGCCGCACCAGAGACAGAGTGTTCAGCCGATCCTGGAAGGTTCGGGTGGTGACGATCTCGCCGTAGAACTCCGGAGAGGTATCGATGTTATGATTGTAGTAATCCAGCCCGGCCTGCTTCAACGCTTCGGCCTGAGAGTCGCTCAGCATGCCCAGCGTCATGCAGGTTTCCAGCCCGGCCGCCTTGACGCCGGCCACCATCTCCAACAGGGCCGGCATGTCCCGGTCCTTGGGATTGCGCCATGCGGCGCCCATGCAGAGCCGCGAGGCGCCTTGCTCCTTGGCTGCTTTGGCGGCATCCAGGACTTCGGCCAGGGGCATCAGCCTGGTGGCTTCCAGCTTGACCTCGTCGTGGTGGCCGCTCTGGCCGCAGTACTTGCAGTCCTCGGCGCAGCCGCCGCTCTTGACCGAGACCAGGGTGCTGAGTTGCACCCGGTTGACGTCCCAGTGGCGGCGATGGGTTTCGTGGGCCCGCCAGAGCAGATCGTTGAACGGCAGATCGAACAGCTCGAGAATGGCTTCCCGGCTCCAGGCCTTGGCAAGGTGGTTCATGGAGTCCTTCTAGTTTGTCGCCTCGATCGTCATGATTCCGTCGAGTCCGGCGTTGCGCAACGCCTTCTCGACCTGTCCCCGTGGGCGGTGGAAGGTCAGTTTGCCACCGGCCCGGGCCACGACGTCACGCAGCATAAGGAACATCCCGATCCCGCTGGAGTCAAGGAATTCCAGCCCTTCCAGGTCGATAATCCAAGACCGTTCGAGCTCCAGGCGGACGGCGGCGAGGACCTGCATGAACGCAGCCGAATCCTCGAAGGCCAAGCGTCCGGACAGCACGGCCTTACGTTCCCCCCCCACGACCTTGACGTCGAACTCCATGGTTCTCCGTTCCAGCCCCCTCGGCCAGATCATTATAGCAGGGAACTCCGCAACACAGAACCCACGGAGTCGTACGCGCGATGTAGCTGATTCTCCGTAATGCAGTATGGAGGCATCATGTATACCACGTTACCGAGCGGACGCATCAGAAGGCCCTGTTCCAGGAAGGCCGCGCGCAAGCGCGGGCCGATGGCGGCATCGTAGCCCTCGCCACCGCCATCGACTTCGAAGGCGGCGATGGTTCCCAACACCCGCCTTCGCACCGCCGCCGCCGGAAGATCGGCCAGGCGCTGACGGTGGATCGCCTCGATGGAGGTCCAGGCGACGGGAGTCTCCGGGGCCTCCAGCAGGTCGAGGGAAGCCAAGGCCGCCCGGCAGCCCAGGGGATTGGCCGTAAAGGAATGGCCGTGCACCAGGGCGCGATCGAAGGTCTCGCCCAGAAAGGCCTCGTAGACTCCTTCCCGCGTCACGGTAGCGGAAAGGGGCAGGAATCCCCCGGTCAGCCCCTTGGAAAGACAGATGATGTCGGGCGTCACCGCGGCCTTGCCGCAGGCGAACAAGGCGCCGGTTCGGCCGAACCCGGTCATCACTTCGTCGAAGATCGCCAAGACACCGGCTGCCCGCACCCGCGCGACGACCGCCCGCAGGAACTCGGGGCGCACCATCCGCATGCCCGAGGCTCCTTGGACCAGGGGCTCGGCGATCAGGGCGCAGGTCTCCGCCCCCTGCTCCTCCAGGGCCGCTTCCACGGCGGCGAGAGCCGCTCGTTCCTTGGCCTCCACCTCGTCGTCGCCGTCCCAGGTGGCGGGATAGGGCAGCGTCCGGACATCGAAGAACAGGGGCCGGTAGGCCTCGAAGAATCCCGAGCCGGTTCCCGCCGACATGGCACCCACCGTATCGCCGTGGTAGCCGCCCGCGAAAGCCAGGAAGCGGGTCCGCCTCTCCTCCCCTTTGTTGCGGGCGTGCTGAAGGGCGATCTTGAGCGCCACCTCGACCGCCGTCGATCCGTCGTCGGAAAAGAACACCCGTTCCAGGTCTTCCGGCAGCAGATGCGCCAGCCGCGCCGCCAGGCGGGCGGCGGGGGCGTGGGTGAATCCGGCGAAGATCACCTGCTCAAGGGTACGCGCTTGGTCGGCGATGGCCGCGGCGATGACCGGATGGGCATGGCCGTGCAAGGTCACCCACCAGGACGAAATCAGATCGAGATACTGGCGCCCGTCCTCGGCGGTGAGCACGGCCCCAACCGCCGAACGGATGGGCACCGGGAGAGGAGCGGTCTTGGCTTGGGTGAAGGGATGCCAGACATGGCGCCGATCCAGGTCGAGGGTGTTATCTACCATGCCAAGCCCTCGAATTGCCGTGCGAGCCCGGCGATGGCGGTCGTGTCCAAAGGATCGGCGGGTGGCAGTTCGCCCAGGATACGAACCCGGCCGAAGTCCTGGATAGCCTGGCGGTTGGCGGAATCGGGCGGCCCGGTCAGGATCGCCCCCGCCACCAGCAGGCCACGTGCCCGCAAGGCTTCCAGGCTGAGCAGGCTGTGGTTGATGGTCCCCAGGCCGGTCGCCGCCACCAGCACCACCGGCAAGCCCAGGTGAACCATCAGGTCGGCCATGCAATGAGCCTCGTTGAGAGGCACCAGGACGCCCCCCGCCCCCTCGACCACCAGGGGCCGATCGGTCACCGGACGGCGGATGGCGCCCAGGTCGATCATCCCCCCCTCCCTCGCCGCTGCCTCGTGGGGGGAGCGCGGGGCCCGGAAGCGACAGACGTTGGGATGCACCACCGCCCCGGCCATCGCGGCCACCCAGGCGGCGTCGTCGTCTTGCGGCCAACCGGTCTGGATCGGTTTCCAGTAATCGGCTCCCAGCGCCTTCGCCAAGCAGGCCGATGCCACCGTCTTGCCGACTCCGGTACCCGTGCCGGTGACGAATAGACCCTTCATGCGCCCCTTCCTTCCGCCGCTCCCGAAAGCTACCCCCGGAGCCGGTGCGTGGGAAGGGGATCGTGCCGCCGTTGCCCCAGCGACGTTCCAATCCCGCAGCTGTGATTCGAAAAGCGAAGCCGAGGCTTGATCGGCGGCCCCACCCTACGTATCATTTATATCAGAGTTTGCTAATTTATGGGACGGGGGTCCTGCCGTGGACGTGCGCGACGGTCTTCTGGATGCCATTGGGAACACGCCGCTGATCCGGCTGCGCAAGGCGTCGGAGTTGACCGGATGCATCATCCTGGGCAAGGCGGAATTCCTCAATCCGGGAGGATCGGTCAAGGACCGCGCCGCGCTATTCATCGTCAAGGATGCGGAAGAGCGCGGCCTGCTGAAGCCCGGCGGCGCTCTGGTCGAAGGCACCGCGGGCAACACCGGCATCGGGCTCGCCCTGGTGGGCAACGCGCGGGGATACCGCACGACGATCGTCATCCCCGAGACCCAGAGCCAGGAAAAGAAGGACATGCTGCGCCTGTGCGGCGCCGATCTGCGCGAGGTCCCGGCGGTGCCCTACAAGGACCCCGGCAATTACGTGCGGGTGTCGGAGCGCCTGGCGAACGAAATGGGCGCCGTCTGGGCCAATCAGTTCGACAACCTGGCTAACCGCCGTGCCCACTACGAGACCACCGGCCCCGAAATCTGGACCCAGACCGAGGGCCGGGTGGACGGCTTCGTCTCGGCGGTGGGCACCGGCGGCACCCTGTCGGGAGTCGGCCTGGCGCTCAAGGAGCGCAACCCCAGGATCGTGGTGGCCTTGGCCGATCCCCTGGGCTCGGCCTTGTACCATCATTACAAGCACGGGGAACTGAAGGCCGAAGGAACATCGATCACCGAAGGCATCGGCCAGGGCCGGATCACCCGCAACCTGGAAGGCGCCCCCGTCGACGAGGCCTTCGCCATCCCCGACAGGGAAGCCCTGCCTCTGATCTTCGATCTGCTGAAGGAGGAAGGCCTCTGTCTGGGTGGATCGACGGGAGTCAACGTGGCGGGTGCCATCCGCCTGGCTCGCCAAATGGGTCCCGGCCACGTGATCGTCACCCTGCTGTGCGATTTCGGCACCCGCTACCAGAGCAAGCTGTTCAATCCGAAGTTCCTGCGCGACCGCGACCTGCCGGTCCCCGGCTGGCTGGAGTAAAACAAGAAACCAAGGAAGGCTCCCGAAATGGAATTCGCCCACCCCGAGGCTCTGGTCAGCGCCGACTGGCTGGCCGAGCATTACCAGGACCCGGATATCCGGATCGTCGACGCCACCCACCACCTGCCCATTTCGGAACGCGACGCCAAGGAGGAATTCGGGTTCCGCCACATTCCCGGCGCGGTCTTCTTCGATGTGGACGATATCTGCAACCAGGAGACAGACCTGCCGCACATGATTCCCTCACCCGAGAGTTTCGCCGAGAGGGTAGGTAGGCTCGGCATCGGCAACGAGCATCGGGTCGTGGTCTACGATACCGCTGGCGGGTTCCTCGCGGCGGCACGGGTCTGGTGGATGTTCCGGTTGTACGGCCACGTCAAGGTGATGGTGCTGGACGGCGGCCTTCCCCAGTGGGGCCGACGGAGGCTTCCGGTGGAAAAGGGCCGGAAACGCGTCAAGGGCGCCAAGTTCAAGGCCGGATTCAACCCGGCCATGGTGAGGGACATCACCCAGGTCCAGGCCAATCTCGACAGCGGCGCCGAACTGGTGGTCGACGCCCGCAGCCCGCGCCGTTTCCTCGGCCAGGACTGGGAACCTCGCAAATGCAAGCGTCTGGGTCATATCCCCGGCAGCGTCAACCTGCCTTTCCCGGAACTGATGGTATCGCGCAAGGACTATCTCTACCGCAGCCCGGATGAAATGGCGGACGCCTTCGCCAAGGCGGGGATCGACTTCTCGAAGACGGTGGTCGCCACCTGTGGCTCGGGGCTGACGGCGGCGGTCCTGGCCTTCGGCGCCTACCTGCTGGGGCATGAGAACGTGGCCGTCTACGACGGTTCCTGGGCCGAATGGGGCAACCGAGAGGACCTGCCCTACGACCGTTCCGGCCCCCATCCCGGAGAAGATGGCGGAATCACGCCGGCGGCGGCGGAGTAGGGCGTCAAGTCAGCCGCAGGATGGGGCGTGGCGGGACAGGGGGTAACGCTCGGCAAAGCGCTCGGCGATGACGTCTTCCGGTGCCCGCTCCTGGATCAAGTTCAACAAGACGTCGGCATCCCCGGCCAAATCCGCGCCAGCCGTCGTGAATTCCTGCTGAAAGAAGGCGAAGAAGGCCCGCCGCCGTTCCACGTCGGCCAGCCGTGCCTCGTGCCAGGCGGCCAGCCGCAGCATGAGCGACAGGGAACCGCCGATCATCTTCATCAGTCCTTCCAGAACGGTCAGGTACTGCTCGCGAAAGGCGGACAGGCGGATCTCCAGATCCCAGCAATCGGACGCCCCCGCCACCACCCGCGGCCAAGCCTCGGCGAAGGCCTTGCAGGCGGCCCGATGGCGCGCGATGGGGGCCCCACCCAGGGCGACACCCGCCTCGAAGGTCTGCAAGCCGGCCGCAATGGCGGCGATAGCCTCCGCCTGCCGGTTCGGCGAATGCTCCAGCTTCAGGGCTGCCGCAGCCTGCGGTCGTGCGCCGTCGATACGCGCCCCGTCGCTGCAGTTGATGCAGGAGAGAGGACGCAGCCGCAACAATTCGCCGATGGTCCGCCGCGACAGGTCCATGTAGGCGGAAGACTGGATCTCGCCGCCGAAGTTTCCGGGAACCAGAAGCTCCAGTTCATCTTCCAGCATTGCCTGGCTCTCCCCGGCGATGAAATTATCGTATCCGGGGCGGTTGTAGATGGCCCCCGACGCATGGTGCCCCCGGCCGACGCGTCGGCCACAATCCACCCCAAACAGGTAGAGGTTGCCCAATCCCATGGCGACAGCCGCCGCGAGCGCCGCGTTAGCCGCCAAGGGGCCGGTAAAGGGCAAGGGGCGCGACCCAGAATTGAACACCGCCGAGGGGCTGGACAGGGCCCGC carries:
- a CDS encoding cysteine synthase A codes for the protein MDVRDGLLDAIGNTPLIRLRKASELTGCIILGKAEFLNPGGSVKDRAALFIVKDAEERGLLKPGGALVEGTAGNTGIGLALVGNARGYRTTIVIPETQSQEKKDMLRLCGADLREVPAVPYKDPGNYVRVSERLANEMGAVWANQFDNLANRRAHYETTGPEIWTQTEGRVDGFVSAVGTGGTLSGVGLALKERNPRIVVALADPLGSALYHHYKHGELKAEGTSITEGIGQGRITRNLEGAPVDEAFAIPDREALPLIFDLLKEEGLCLGGSTGVNVAGAIRLARQMGPGHVIVTLLCDFGTRYQSKLFNPKFLRDRDLPVPGWLE
- the bioA gene encoding adenosylmethionine--8-amino-7-oxononanoate transaminase, which gives rise to MVDNTLDLDRRHVWHPFTQAKTAPLPVPIRSAVGAVLTAEDGRQYLDLISSWWVTLHGHAHPVIAAAIADQARTLEQVIFAGFTHAPAARLAARLAHLLPEDLERVFFSDDGSTAVEVALKIALQHARNKGEERRTRFLAFAGGYHGDTVGAMSAGTGSGFFEAYRPLFFDVRTLPYPATWDGDDEVEAKERAALAAVEAALEEQGAETCALIAEPLVQGASGMRMVRPEFLRAVVARVRAAGVLAIFDEVMTGFGRTGALFACGKAAVTPDIICLSKGLTGGFLPLSATVTREGVYEAFLGETFDRALVHGHSFTANPLGCRAALASLDLLEAPETPVAWTSIEAIHRQRLADLPAAAVRRRVLGTIAAFEVDGGGEGYDAAIGPRLRAAFLEQGLLMRPLGNVVYMMPPYCITENQLHRAYDSVGSVLRSSLL
- the bioD gene encoding dethiobiotin synthase produces the protein MKGLFVTGTGTGVGKTVASACLAKALGADYWKPIQTGWPQDDDAAWVAAMAGAVVHPNVCRFRAPRSPHEAAAREGGMIDLGAIRRPVTDRPLVVEGAGGVLVPLNEAHCMADLMVHLGLPVVLVAATGLGTINHSLLSLEALRARGLLVAGAILTGPPDSANRQAIQDFGRVRILGELPPADPLDTTAIAGLARQFEGLAW
- a CDS encoding STAS domain-containing protein, whose protein sequence is MEFDVKVVGGERKAVLSGRLAFEDSAAFMQVLAAVRLELERSWIIDLEGLEFLDSSGIGMFLMLRDVVARAGGKLTFHRPRGQVEKALRNAGLDGIMTIEATN
- the sseA gene encoding 3-mercaptopyruvate sulfurtransferase, whose protein sequence is MEFAHPEALVSADWLAEHYQDPDIRIVDATHHLPISERDAKEEFGFRHIPGAVFFDVDDICNQETDLPHMIPSPESFAERVGRLGIGNEHRVVVYDTAGGFLAAARVWWMFRLYGHVKVMVLDGGLPQWGRRRLPVEKGRKRVKGAKFKAGFNPAMVRDITQVQANLDSGAELVVDARSPRRFLGQDWEPRKCKRLGHIPGSVNLPFPELMVSRKDYLYRSPDEMADAFAKAGIDFSKTVVATCGSGLTAAVLAFGAYLLGHENVAVYDGSWAEWGNREDLPYDRSGPHPGEDGGITPAAAE
- the bioB gene encoding biotin synthase BioB, whose translation is MNHLAKAWSREAILELFDLPFNDLLWRAHETHRRHWDVNRVQLSTLVSVKSGGCAEDCKYCGQSGHHDEVKLEATRLMPLAEVLDAAKAAKEQGASRLCMGAAWRNPKDRDMPALLEMVAGVKAAGLETCMTLGMLSDSQAEALKQAGLDYYNHNIDTSPEFYGEIVTTRTFQDRLNTLSLVRRAGLKICSGGILGMGEGREDRAGMIQALANLDPPPESVPINVLVPIPGTPLEKAPSLDPLELVRTVAVARLAMPVSRIRLSAGRNAMSDECQALCFFAGANSVFYGERLLTTDNRSGTSDDALFAKLGLAGGAAD